CGGCGGCGCTGCTCGGCATGACCACGGTGTGGGTGCGCACCGAATCGGCCTTCGGGTGCGCCGGTCGCGACGCCGTGCGCATAGACTATGAGGTGGAGGACTTGGTGGCCTGGCTCCGTCAGGTCGCCGGCGGCGGACCCAAGCCGACGGCTGACCTATAGGGCGTCCCGCCAGCGGTAGAGCAGGTCGAGGGCGGCGCGCGGGGTGAGGGCGTCGATGTCGATGGCGCGGAGTTCCGCCTCCAGTGGCGACGGTTGTAGTTGGGGCGGGGCGGCGGCAGATGGTCCGGCGGGAGACGAGCGGGCGGCGGCGGCCGCAGCGAACAGCGGCAAATCATCGGCGAGGCGGGTAATCGCGGACGACTGCTCCCCGGTTTCCAATGTTGCCAGCACCTGTTCCGCCCGCGCGACGACGGCCTCGGGCAAACCTGCAAGCCGGCCGACATGAATGCCGTACGACCGGTCCGCGGTTCCCGGCACCACTTCGTGCAGGAACACGACGTCGTCCTGCCATTCCTTGACCCGCATCGTATGGCATGCGACGTGCTCGAGCTTGGCGGCGAGCGCCGTTAGTTCGTGGTAATGGGTGGCGAACAGGGCGCGGCAGCGGTTGACCGCGTGCAGGTGTTCGACCACCGCCCAGGCGATGGAGAGGCCGTCAAAGGTGGCGGTGCCGCGGCCGATCTCGTCGAAGATGACAAAAGACCGCGGCCCGGCTTTGTGCAGGATCGCGGCGGTCTCCACCATTTCCACCATGAACGTCGAGCGCCCGCGCGCGAGCTCGTCGGCGGCGCCGATGCGCGAGAACAGGCGGTCGACGATGCCGATCCGCGCCGCTTCAGCCGGAACGTATGAGCCCATTTGCGCCATCACGGCGACGATCGCGTTCTGGCGGAGGAAGGTGCTCTTGCCGGCCATGTTGGGCCCGGTGATCAGCCACAAGCGCCGGCCGTCGGCGAGTGCGCAGTCATTGGCGATGAACGCCGGGTCGTCGCCTTGCGCCAGCGCGGCCTCGACCAGCGGATGACGGCCGCCGGTGACGCAGAAATCTTCCGTGTCGTCGACCACTGGGCGGCAGTAGCGGGCGTCGACGGCGAGGTGGGCAAGCGCCGCGGCGACATCGAGCGCGGCGATGGATGCTGCGGCGAGCGCGATCTGTTCGGCGCGTCCCGAAGCTTCGGAGACCAGGTCGTCGAACAGCTCCATCTCCATGGCCAGCGCCGTGTCGCCGGCGCGGGCGATGCGCGTCTCCAACTCGCTCAACTCGACCGTGGAGTAGCGGCTGGCGTTGGCCATGGTCTGACGGTGGCGGAACGGCCCGTCCGGTCCCGACGGCATCCGCGGCGCCTGTTTGGCCGGAACCTCGACAAAATATCCAAGCACGTTGTTGTGGCGGATTTTCAGGACCTGCAGCCCGGTCTCGGCGGCGTAGCGCGCCTGCAGCGCGGCGATCAGCTTGCGCGCGTCATCGCGCAGCCGGCGTTGCTCATCAAGCTCGGGAAGATAGCCGGCGGCGATGAACTGACCGTCGCGGGCGAAGTGCGGCAGGTCGGGAGCCAGCGCCCTGCCGAGGCGCTCGACCAGCGTCGTGTGGGCGCCGAGGTCGGCGACCAGGGCTTCGATCCCGGGCGGCCGGCCGCTGAGGCCTACCGCAGCCAGCGCAGAGCGAAGCTCCGCGGTAAGAGCCAGACCATCGCGCACCGCCGCCAGGTCACGCGGGCCGCCGCGGCCGAGAGTCAGGCGGGAGAGCGCCCGTTCCATGTCCGGGCAGCGCCTGAGCAGGCCGCGGACCGCGTCGCGGGTCCGGGCCGCTTCAACGAAGAACCGCACCATGTCGAGGCGCCGGTCGATGGCGTCGACGTCTGTGAGCGGCGCCGTCAGGCGGGCGGCGAGCAGGCGCGCTCCGGCGCCGGTGACGGTGCGGTCGATGACGCCGACCAGGCTGCCGCGGCGTTCCCCGGCGAGGGTGCAGGTCAGTTCCAGGTTGCGCCGGGTTGCGGCGTCGATCTCCATGACGGCGCCCCGGGCGAGCCGCCTCGGTCGCATGATGCGCGGCAGTTTTCCTTTCTGCGTGGACGCCACGTAGTCGACGAGAGCGCCGGCTGCGGCGATCTCGGCACGGTCGAACGCGCCGAACGCATCCATGGTTTCGACGCCGAACACCGCATGCAGCCGACGGCGGGCATTGGCGCTGTCGAAGCGGGCGGCCGGCAACGGCGTCAGGCGCTCGCGCCAGCGCGCCAGGGTCTCGAACAGGTGCGGGCGCTGCAGCACGGGCTCCGGCACCAGAAACTCGCCCGGCTCCAGGCGCGCCAGGATCGCCTCCAGATCCGCAAGCGCCGCCGGCTGGGTGTGAAACGCCCCGGTCGACACATCGAGCCACGCTACCCCGAAAGCCGCGCCCGCCTCGGCGCAGGCGGCGAGGTAGTTGTTGCGGCGGGATTCCAGCAGCGTCTCTTCGGTCAGTGTGCCGGCAGTGATGACCCGCACCACTTCCCGCTCGACGACGCTCTTGCCGCCGCGCTTGCGGGCTGCCGCCGGATCCTCGGTCTGCTCGCAGATCGCCACCTTGAAGCCCGCACCGGATCAGCCGCGCCAGGTAGGTTTCGTGGCTCACCACCGGCACGCCGCACATCGGGATGTCGTCGCCGAGGTGCTTGCCGCGCTTGGTCAGCGCGATGTCGAGCGCCGCCGCGGCGTGGACCGCGTCCTCGAAGAACAGTTCGTAAAGTCGCCCATGCGATAGAACAGGAGACAGTCCGGATGCTGGCGCTTGATGCCAAGATATTGCGCCATCATCGGCGTGAGGGCCGGGTCCGCCAAGACGGCCTTCGCTTGGGCGGGCTCTGCGGCAGCCGTCGCCGGGGCGTTGTTTTCCGTCAGCGGATGGCCTTTCTCTGAAGATTGCACGGATTGCGCGTCCCATGTCTGCGGCCAGAGACTATCATGCCGCCGAACCTCGGGGCTATGCATCGGGAGATCGCCGCGGCATAGTGGCGGCGACCGCCGGAGTGGAGGACACGTGAGCACAGAACGGAATGACGATGATGGGCCGACCGAAGTTGTCGGCCTGTTCGGCAGCCGCGAGGGCGTGGAGCGGGCGATCGCCGGCCTCAAGGCCGCAGGCTTCGCGGACGCCGATTTGAGCCTGCTCGCCTCTCACGAGTCCATCGAGGCGGCCGATAAATCCGGGCGGACGTGGAAGCAGCGGCTGGTGGCGCTCGTCGACGAACTGCGCTACGAACAGCCGCTGGTTGCCTCCGGCGCGATCTTCCTTGCCGGAGGGCCAGTGGCGGCGACCATCGCCGCAGTAATCGGTGCGGCCGTCGGAGGCATCGCCGTGAAGGAGGTGCTCGAAGAAGTCACGGCGACGCCGCACACCGACCAGTTCGCCCGTTCCATTGAAGCGGGCGGCGTCATCTTGTGGGTGCGTGCCGAGGCAGCAGAGCGCGAAGAGGTGGCGGCGCGGGTTCTGTCCGAAAACGGCGGTACCAACGTCCACAGCCACCGTCCGCAGGCTGCGGTTTAGGTGCATTGAGGGCAGAGGAAAGTCAGGGCAATAGCGGCTTTCCTCATTTCCATCGCGCCGTGACGACATCAGCGAGCAACAACAGGAATGAACCCTTTCCGAGGGCGACGGACATGACCGGGATTCTTGACGGGCTGCGGGTGGTCGAGGGGTCGGCGTTCGTGGCCATGCCGCTTGGCGGCATGACCCTGGCGCAACTCGGCGCCGACGTGATCCGCTTCGATCCCATCGGCGGCGGCCTCGACTATACGCGATGGCCGGTGACGCTGGACGGCCAGCACAGCCTGTTCTGGGCCGGCCTCAACAAGGGCAAGCGCTCCGTCGCCATCGACTTCCGCAAGCCGCAGGGACAGGAAATCCTGAGCCGGCTCATCACTGCACCCGGCGACGACGCCGGTCTTTTCCTCACCAACTTCCCGAGCCGCGGCTGGCTCGATTATGGCACGCTCAAGGCCGGGCGCGACGATCTGATCATGGTCAACCTGACCGGTCGCTGGGATGGCACGTCCGAAGTGGACTACACCGTCAACCCGCAGGTCGGCTTCCCGCTGGTCACCGGCCCGACCGTCTTTCCCCGCCCGGTCAACCACTTGCTGCCGGCCTGGGACTGCATAGCCGGGCAGATGGCGGCGGTCGGCTTGCTGGCCGCGGAGCGGCACCGGCGGCGGACCGGCGCGGGACAACTCGTCAAGATCGCGCTCAAGGACGTGGCGCTCGCCATGCTTTCGCACCTCGGCAAGATCGCCGAGGTGATGGTCAACGACGCCGACCGGCCGAAGGACGGCAACTACCTCTACGGCGCCTTTGGCCGCGACTTCGGCACGCTGGATGGAAAGCGGCTGATGGTGGTCGGCCTCACCCGCAACCAGTGGGCGAGCCTGGTCAAGGCGACCGAGCTCGGCGACGAGCTCGATGCGCTCGGCAAGCGCCTTCGCCTCGATTTCGCGACCGAGGGCAACCGGTTTCGAGCCCGCCGCGAGATCGCCCGCATCTTCGAGCCATGGTTCGCGACCCGGCTGCTGGGCGAGGTGCGGCGCATCTTCGATGCCCACGGCGTCACCTGGGCGCCCTACCACAGCGTCCGCGAGACGGTGGAACACGATCCGGACTGCTCGACCCAGAACCCGATGTTCGGGATGATCGAGCAGCCCGGCATCGGCACCTATCTGATGCCGGGCTCGCCGCTCGCGTTTGGCGCGGCCGACCGGGTGCCGCCGCGGCGGGCGCCGATGCTGGGCGAGCACACCGACGAGGTGTTGCTGGAGGTCCTGGGACTGAGCGAAGGCGAGGTCGGGCGCCTGCACGACGACCGCATCGTCGCCGGGCCGGAGAAAAGCGCCTTCGCCCGGCCCGTGGATTGACGAATGGGACCGCGGGCGGGGGTGAGTGGCCGAGAGAGAGGCAGGCGGGAGAGCAGCTTCATGGGGTTCCGGGTGATCATCATGCGGGCGGCAGTGGTGCTCGCACTCTTGGCGTTCCCGGCCTGGGCGGCGGCGCCCGCATACGGCACCGCTTTCGAGCCTCCAGAACTCGGGCCACCCTACCGGAAGCCGCCCGATGCGCCGCAGCAGACGCAGACGCGGGCGAACCCGTGCTGGCGATTCGACAGCGCCGAACTCGCGCCCGGGGTGGTTGCGAACTGGAACGACATCGCCGCGGAGAAGTATCGGAAGAAGGGCGGCGACCAGTTCGACCTGTTCCAGGTGAGCGCGAGCCCGCGGTCGTTCATGCGCGGCAACGCACGCAACAGCGCCTGCTACCTCGCGGACAACGGCAAGGTGCGGTGCGAGCGCGGTCCCGACGACTACGTCTACAACCAGCACAAGGTTGCCCGCGCGCATGCCATGGTCATTCCGATCGTCGCCCCCGAAGCCGGGGAAGCGAACGCCGGGTGCAACTTCGGCCGGGGGATCTACTGGCCCCTGGAGCAACGGTTCCGTTTCGGATACGAGATGTGCGTGCCGAGCGACGCCCGTTCCTGGTTGGCGCGGACGAATTGGGTTTTGATTTCGCAGGTTCAAAGCAGAGGCAACCCCAACGCCGCGCTGCACATTGCCGGCGATCCGCGCGGGTCGTACTTCTACGCATGCGTTCGCGGCGATCGCGACGACGTCGACCGGCGCGGGCGCGACTTCGAGTACTGCGTCAAGCCGATCGGGCCGCCGGTCGAGCCGGGTCGGTGCTACACCATCGAGCAGGAGTATCTCGGCAGCCAGCGCGGCGGTTACAGGGTTTGGATCAACGGCGCGATGGCGTTCGACACATGGGAGAGGTTCCGCGGTCCGGTTCAGTCAGTTTACGGTCAGCGCCGGCCGCACCTGTCGATCGGCATGTACACGTACGACGAGGTGTTCGAACGAATGAAGGGGACGCTCTACTTCGACAAAATGTGGATCGAACCGGCCGGTTCCGAAGGATCGTGACATCCTGTATATCTCCTGAAGAGCAAGGTCATGCGATCCACGGAATCCGGTTGGCTACATTGCTCCACGCCGCACTAGCTCAACTGGTAGAGCAACCGCCTTGTAAGCGGTAGGTTGGGGGTTCAAGTCCCTCGTGCGGCACCATCCTCGTCGCGGAGATCATATCCTGGCTCGCAGTGAACTCGCGAAGATGCTCGCCGGCGGCCTTTACAGGCCCGCCGATCCAGAGATTCAGCGCAAGCAGGCCGAGACCAAAGCCTGGTTGGCGCGGTTCAACGCGGCATCGGCCTCTCCGCCGGAAGAGCGCCGCGCCATTCTTGCCGAACGCCTGGGCCAGATCGAGGCACGCGCCGTGATCCGCGCCCCGTTCCATTGCGACTTCGGGTTCAACATCCGCCTTGCGGCGGACGCGTTCATGAACTTCGGTTGCGTTGTCCTGGACGTGGTCGAAGTCACGATTGGCGCCCGGACCCAGATCGGGCCGGGCGTGCACATCTATTCCGCCGACCATCCGCGCGGCGCTGAGGAACGGCGCAGCGGCCTGGAGTTCGGCCGTCCGGTGCACATCGGCAGCGACGTGTGGATCGGCGGCGGCGCGATCATCCTTCCCGGACTCACCGTCGGCGACGATTCGGTGATTGGCGCCGGCAGCGTGGTCACCCGCGACGTGCCGGCCGGCGCTACGGTGGTCGGCAACCCAGCCCGGATCCTGCCGCATCGCCTGCCCAGCGCCTGAAGGTGCGACTGCCGTCAGTCCCGCTGTGCCCCCTGCGGGGGCGCGCCGCAAAGGGCGTCGACGAAGGCCGGCAGCCCGGTGCGGCGGGAGCGGCGCAGGCGTTCTGCGGTGACGACGGCGGTGACCTCGGCGATGGCGCGGCCGGCGTCCTGGTTGATGACGACGTAGTCGTACTCGTGCCAGTGGCGCATTTCCGCTGCCGCCTTGGCCATCCGCGCCGTAACCACGGCCGCCGTGTCCTGGCCGCGGGCGCTCAACCGCCGCCTCAGTTCTTCATACGACGGGGGCAGGATGAAGACGCTGACCAGGTCGGCGCCGGCGCTGGCGCGGAGTTGCTGGGCGCCCTGCCAGTCCACGTCGAACAGCATGTCCCGGCCGGCGGCCAGCGCCGTCTCCACCGGCGTCCGCGGCGTGCCGTAGCGGTTGCCGAACACCACCGCGTGCTCGAGCAACTCGCCCTCGGCGAGCAGGCGGTCGAACGCGCCGTCATCGACGAAATGGTAATCGACGCCGTCCTGTTCACCCTGCCGGGGCTGCCGGGTCGTCGCGGAGATCGAAACGGCGAAGCCGGAGGTTCCGGCAAGCACGCCCCGCGCGATGGTGGTCTTGCCGGCCCCGGACGGCGATGACAGGACCAACAGCAACCCGCGGCGGGCGCTGGCCGCACTGTCGGCGGCAGTGACGCTGCTGTGGCCGTCCGGCTCACTCAATATTCTGGACCTGCTCACGCAACTGCTCGATGCCGGCCTTGAGCTGAAGGCCGATGCGCGTCAGTTCCACGTCGGACGCTTTCGAGCAGAGGGTGTTGGCTTCGCGATTGAACTCCTGACAGAGGAAATCGAGCCGCCGTCCGACGGGCGCAGGGTCCTCCAGCAACTGCCGCGCGGCCGCGCAATGGGCTTTGAGGCGGTCCAGTTCCTCGCGTGCATCTGCCTTGGTGGCGAGCAGCGCGGCCTCTTGCATCAGCCGGTCCTCCGGCAGCGTGTCCGCCAGCACCGCCACCTGCTCCTTGAGGCGCGCGTAGATGGCGGCCGGTTGCGCCGCGGCAACCCGCGCGGCCTGATCGCAGCCCGAGATGATGCCATCGAGATGGGCGGCCAGGACCGGCGCCAGCCGGGCGCCTTCTTCGCTGCGGGTGCGCGCCAAGCCGTCGAGCGCTTCGTCGAGGGTGGCGAGAACCGCCGTTTCCGTGGCGCTGCGCGCCTCGTCGGTCAGCTCTTCCTCGGACAACTCGATGACCCCGCGCAGCGCGAGCAGCCCGTCGGCGCTGGATGGACGGAAATCGACCAAGCGGCGGTGGATCTCCGGCACCAGCCCCAGGATCTGATCGAGGGCGTCGTGGTTGATGCGGACGCCGGTCTGGCCGGCCGTGAGGACCGTCGTCAGGTTGAGCCCGATGCTGCCGCGCTTGAAGCGCTTGGCGACGCGCTCGCGCGCCGGGATCTCGATGGACTCCATGCCGGCGGGATAGCGGCAGCGCACATCGAGCCCGCGGCTGTTGACGCTGCGCACTTCCCAGGTCCATGTGCGATCATCGGACCGCCCCCTGCGCTCGCGCGAACCCAGTCATGGAAACGATGGTCACTCGGGCGCTCCTCGGCGGTGATCGGTCGCACCGGTTATAGGGGGCCTGCCACGGTACAACAAGCAGCAGGCTGCGGGTTCGTGACGCGAAGCTGGCTACCGCTGGTTCTGGAGCTTCCGCCAGCGTGCGACGTTGCGGTTGTGCTCCTGGAGGGTGCGGGCGAAGGCGTGCCCACCGCTGCCGTCGGCGACGAAGTAGAGGTCATCGGTGTCGGCCGGGTTGATGACAGCCTCGAGGGAGTCGCGGCCGGGATTGGCGATCGGCCCCGGCGGCAGGCCGTCGATCATATAGGTGTTGTAAGGGGTCGGCTGCTCCAGATCGGCCCGTGTCAGAGGACGCGGCAGCGCACCCTCGCTACCGGCCAATCCGTAGGCGACCGTCGGGTCGGACTGCAGGCGCATGCCTTTCTTGAGGCGATTGTGGAACACCGCCGCCACTCTCGGCCGTTCCGCGGGCACTGCCGTTTCCTTTTCGATGATGGAGGCGAGAATGACAAGGTCGTCGGGGGAGGCGAGCGGAAGGTCCGGCGGGCGCGCCGCCCATAACTCCGCCACGGCGGTCCCCATGGCGGTCTGCATGCGCTGAAGCAGTTCGGCGCGGCTGTCGCCATAACTGTAATGGTAGGTTTCCGGCAGCAGCGTCCCTTCCGGCACGCGCTGATCGACATGACCCTCCAGCGCCGGCGAGGCGTTGAGGAGGTTGATCACCTCGGTGCTCGTCAAACCCTCCGGCACCGTCAGTCGCCGCACGACGGTGTCGCCAGCGCGCAGGAGGGTGATCGCCTCCTCGATGCTGACGGCCGGCGGAAACGCGTATTCCCCGGCGCGAAGCGGATCGGCCGGCTTCTGCAAACGCACCGCCAATTGGAACACGAGCGGATTGTCGATGACCCCGGCATCGCCGAGCATTCGGGCGATGCCGGCGACGCTCGCGCCCTTGGGAATTACCACCGCCCTGGCGTCAGGGAGCGGGCCGGGCTTGGTGTAGTCGTTCCAGCCCCACAGAAACACGGCCCCAGCCCCGAGAGCCAAGATGACCGATGCCGTGAGCAGCCACCGGAAGAGCCGCCACATGGCGCAGCAGGGACGCGCGCAGACCGCGCTCTAGTTGGCGGCCTTGAAGGCGAGCGATGCGTTGGTGCCGCCGAAGCCGAACGAATTGGACAACGCGACGCCGATCGGACGTTCCTTGGCGACGTGCGGGATCAAGTCCAGATCGCACCCCTCGTCAGGTTCATCCAGATTGAGGGTCGGCGGCAGGATGCCGGTCTGCAGCGCCTTGATGGTGAAGATCGCCTCCGCCGCGCCGGCGGCGCCGAGCAGGTGTCCGACCGCGGATTTGGTCGAGGACATCGACAGCTTGTAGGCGGCTTCTCCGAACAGTCGCTTGACCGCGCCGAGTTCGATCTCGTCGCCGAGCGGCGTCGAGGTTCCGTGGGCGTTGATGTAGCCGACATCTTCCGGCGCCAGTTGCGCGTGCCGCATCGCCATGCGCATGCAGTTGTAGGCGCCGCGTCCATCCTCGGACGGCGCGGTGATGTGGTAGGCATCCCCGGACAGGCCATAGCCGATGACCTCCGCGTAGATGGTCGCGCCGCGCTTCTTTGCGTGCTCCCATTCCTCGAGTATGACGATGCCGGCGCCTTCGCTCATCACGAAACCGTCGCGGCCCACGTCCCACGGTCGCGACGCCTTTTCCGGCGTGTCGTTGTATCTCGTGGAGAGCGCCTTGGCCGCGGCGAACCCGGCGATGCCCAGCCGGCAGATGGCCGCCTCGGTGCCGCCGGCGATCATCACGTCTGCATCGTCCAGCATGATAAGGCGTGATGCGTCGCCGATGGCGTGGGCGCCGGTGGCGCATGCCGTGACGACGGAGTGGTTCGGGCCGGTGAACCCATACTTGATGGACACATGGCCGCTGGCAAGGTTGATGAGCGTCGCCGGAATGAAGAAGGGGCTGATACGCCGAGGGCCGGACTTCTCGAGGAGCACCGCCCCGCGGGCGATTTCCGGCAAACCGCCGATGCCGGAGCCGATCATGATCCCGGTGCGGGACCGGCTTTCGTCGTCCTGGGGTCGCCAGCCCGCATCTTCGATGGCTTGCTCCACGGCCGCCAAGGCAAACACGATGAAGGTGTCCATCCGCCGCTGCTCTTTCGGCGGCACCCAGTCATCGGCGTTGAACCCGCCGTCGGCCGTTTCCCCGCGAGGAACATTCCCGGCGATCTTTGCCGGCAAATCGGACACATCGAAAGCCTGGATGGCCCGAATGCCCGATTCGCCGTTGATCAGCCGTTCCCAGTTGACGTCCACCCCGCACCCGAGCGGAGACACCAAACCAAGCCCAGTAACCGCTACACGTCTCATGATCGTCCGTCACATATCGAGAACATGAAGGCTTGCCGGCGTTGCAGCCGGCGTCTCAAGAAAACGAGCGCCAGCCTAGCTCGCGTTCTTAATGTAATCCACGGCGTCCTTGACGGTGGTGATCTTTTCCGCCGCTTCGTCCGGGATTTCGATCC
This window of the Rhodospirillales bacterium genome carries:
- a CDS encoding 2-methylfumaryl-CoA isomerase, whose amino-acid sequence is MTGILDGLRVVEGSAFVAMPLGGMTLAQLGADVIRFDPIGGGLDYTRWPVTLDGQHSLFWAGLNKGKRSVAIDFRKPQGQEILSRLITAPGDDAGLFLTNFPSRGWLDYGTLKAGRDDLIMVNLTGRWDGTSEVDYTVNPQVGFPLVTGPTVFPRPVNHLLPAWDCIAGQMAAVGLLAAERHRRRTGAGQLVKIALKDVALAMLSHLGKIAEVMVNDADRPKDGNYLYGAFGRDFGTLDGKRLMVVGLTRNQWASLVKATELGDELDALGKRLRLDFATEGNRFRARREIARIFEPWFATRLLGEVRRIFDAHGVTWAPYHSVRETVEHDPDCSTQNPMFGMIEQPGIGTYLMPGSPLAFGAADRVPPRRAPMLGEHTDEVLLEVLGLSEGEVGRLHDDRIVAGPEKSAFARPVD
- a CDS encoding sugar O-acetyltransferase translates to MARSELAKMLAGGLYRPADPEIQRKQAETKAWLARFNAASASPPEERRAILAERLGQIEARAVIRAPFHCDFGFNIRLAADAFMNFGCVVLDVVEVTIGARTQIGPGVHIYSADHPRGAEERRSGLEFGRPVHIGSDVWIGGGAIILPGLTVGDDSVIGAGSVVTRDVPAGATVVGNPARILPHRLPSA
- the gmk gene encoding guanylate kinase; translation: MSEPDGHSSVTAADSAASARRGLLLVLSSPSGAGKTTIARGVLAGTSGFAVSISATTRQPRQGEQDGVDYHFVDDGAFDRLLAEGELLEHAVVFGNRYGTPRTPVETALAAGRDMLFDVDWQGAQQLRASAGADLVSVFILPPSYEELRRRLSARGQDTAAVVTARMAKAAAEMRHWHEYDYVVINQDAGRAIAEVTAVVTAERLRRSRRTGLPAFVDALCGAPPQGAQRD
- the mltG gene encoding endolytic transglycosylase MltG → MWRLFRWLLTASVILALGAGAVFLWGWNDYTKPGPLPDARAVVIPKGASVAGIARMLGDAGVIDNPLVFQLAVRLQKPADPLRAGEYAFPPAVSIEEAITLLRAGDTVVRRLTVPEGLTSTEVINLLNASPALEGHVDQRVPEGTLLPETYHYSYGDSRAELLQRMQTAMGTAVAELWAARPPDLPLASPDDLVILASIIEKETAVPAERPRVAAVFHNRLKKGMRLQSDPTVAYGLAGSEGALPRPLTRADLEQPTPYNTYMIDGLPPGPIANPGRDSLEAVINPADTDDLYFVADGSGGHAFARTLQEHNRNVARWRKLQNQR
- the fabF gene encoding beta-ketoacyl-ACP synthase II is translated as MRRVAVTGLGLVSPLGCGVDVNWERLINGESGIRAIQAFDVSDLPAKIAGNVPRGETADGGFNADDWVPPKEQRRMDTFIVFALAAVEQAIEDAGWRPQDDESRSRTGIMIGSGIGGLPEIARGAVLLEKSGPRRISPFFIPATLINLASGHVSIKYGFTGPNHSVVTACATGAHAIGDASRLIMLDDADVMIAGGTEAAICRLGIAGFAAAKALSTRYNDTPEKASRPWDVGRDGFVMSEGAGIVILEEWEHAKKRGATIYAEVIGYGLSGDAYHITAPSEDGRGAYNCMRMAMRHAQLAPEDVGYINAHGTSTPLGDEIELGAVKRLFGEAAYKLSMSSTKSAVGHLLGAAGAAEAIFTIKALQTGILPPTLNLDEPDEGCDLDLIPHVAKERPIGVALSNSFGFGGTNASLAFKAAN